The Acinonyx jubatus isolate Ajub_Pintada_27869175 chromosome A2, VMU_Ajub_asm_v1.0, whole genome shotgun sequence genomic sequence TGAACCCGGGCGACCTGGCCGCGCTGCCGCTGCTGGAGGAGCTGGACCTGAGCGAGAACGTGATCGCGCACGTGGAGCCGGGCGCCTTCGCCAACCTGCCGCGCCTGCGCGTCCTGCGCCTCCGGGGCAACCTGCTCAAGCTCATCCCGCCCGGCGTCTTCACGCGCCTGGACAACCTCACGCTGCTGGACCTGAGCGAGAACAAGCTGGTCATCCTCCTGGACTACACCTTCCAGGACCTGCGCAGCCTCCGCCGGCTGGAGGTGGGCGACAACCACCTGGTGTTCATCTCGCGCCGGGCCTTCGCGGGGCTGCTGGCGCTCGAGGAGCTGACCCTGGAGCGCTGCAACCTCACGGCGCTGTCGGGCGAGTCCCTGGGCCACCTGCGGGGCCTGGGCGCCCTGCGGCTGCGCCACCTGGCCATCGCCGCCCTGGAGGACCAGAACTTCCGCAGGCTGCCCGGCCTGCTGCACCTGGAGATCGACAACTGGCCGCTGCTGGAGGAGGTGGCCGCCGGCAGCCTGCAGGGCCTCAACCTGACCTCGCTGTCCGTCACGCACACCAACATCACCGCCGTGCCGGCGGCCGCGCTCCGCCACCAGGCCCACCTCACCTGCCTCAACCTGTCCCACAACCCCATCAGCACGGTGCCGCGCGGCTCCTTCCGCGACCTGGTCCGCCTGCGCGAGCTGCACCTGGCCGGCGCCCTGCTGGCCGTGGTGGAGCCGCAGGCCTTCCTGGGGCTGCGGCAGATCCGCCTGCTCAACCTCTCCAACAACCTGCTGTCCACGCTGGAGGAGAGCACCTTCCACTCGGTCAACACGCTGGAGACGCTGCGCGTGGACGGGAACCCGCTGGCCTGCGACTGTCGCCTGCTCTGGATCGTGCAGCGCCGGAAGACCCTCAACTTCGACGGGCGGCTCCCGGCCTGCGCCACCCCCGCCGAGGTCCGCGGCGACGCGCTGCGCAACCTGCCCGACTCCGTGCTCTTCGAGTACTTCGTGTGCCGCAAGCCCAAGATCCGCGAGCGGCGGCTGCAGCGCGTCACGGCCGCCGCGGGCGACGACGTGCGCTTCCAGTGCCGCGCCGAGGGCGAGCCCGCGCCCACCGTGGCCTGGGTGACGCCGCGCCACCGCGCCGTGACCGCCGCCAGCGCCGGGCGCGCGCGCGTGCTGCCGGGGGGCACGCTGGAGATCCGCGGCGCGCGCCCGCAGGACAGCGGCACGTACACGTGCGTGGCCAGCAACGCGGGCGGCAACGACACCTACTTCGCCACGCTGACCGTGCAGCCCGAGCCCGCCGCCAACCGGACCCCGGGCGAGGGCCGCAACGACACGCAGGCGGCCGCGCGCTTCCCGCTGGACCTCACCAGCATCCTGGTGTCCACCGCCATGGGCTGCATCACCTTCCTGGGCGTCGTCCTCTTCTGCTTCCTGCTGCTGTTCGTGTGGAGCCGCGGCCGCGGGCAGCATAAGAACAGCTTCTCGGTGGAGTACTCCTTCCGCAAGGTGGACGGGCCGGCCGCCGCCGCGGGCCAGGGGGGGGCGCGCAAGTTCACCATGAAGATGATCTGAGGGTCCGGGCGCCCCCACGCGGGCGCGGCTGACACCACCTATGCATTTCCCGgagcggcggggggaggggggcgggggcctcCCTCCCCGCGGCCGCCTCCTGGCGGAACTTCCCCTTTTTTTGTAGAGACCCGACCACAGGACTTTTTTCATCAGGACGCATTTTTGCATTGTTTCGCAAAGCATTTTCTAAAGGTTTCACCCCGTCTTCCTGCCCCCGCCGGGGTCCCGAGCTGGGCGGGGTGGGAGTTCGgagccaccccccctccccctcagccccaGAGCAAGTAGTTCacacgggtgggggggggggggggagatggtcCAGCGCGCGGAGGGCAACCCGGCCCCCGGGGGAGGCCCGTGAAAGCCCATACGGGCCACACCCGGATGCCCCACACCGCACCTCACATCCAGCGGCACACACGCGTTCACACCAAGGACACACAACCGACACCCAGCTCCGAGACCGAGCGCTCACACCTCCGACCCGCCTGACCCTGAACAGGTGCGCCCGGCCGCTGAGCTCCCGGCGGGCCTGCCCGGCTCTCGGGAGACCACCGCTCACACCTGGGACACACCCCACTCGCACTCAGGACACTCGCAGCTGACACACGGCCCACCCGAGACACACAGCTCACCCTTGGGACGTGCCCGGCCTACGCTGGGAACACAGTCGGCTCCCAGCCAGGACTCGCTCGGCTCACACCCAGCTCCTGATGCACCGGGCATCTTGGGGGCTGACGAAGGTCTGGCTGAGCACGTAAATGCTCCCCCCAGGGGCCCAGCACACGGCATGCTAGCCCCCCGTCTCCGCCCCCAGACTCCCTCCCACCACCAGGACCCCTGGCCCAGCGGGGCCGGCTGCCCACTAGAAGCCATTTCCCTAGCGCCCTCCGGCACCCCTAACGGCTGCCATCTGCTTCCTGTGCCCATGCCACACGGGAGGCACAGCTGCCCTGGCCCCTGGCTCGGGAGCATGGCCTCTGGAGTGACCCTCCACCCTGAGTCCACACTACCCCTGAGCCAGCTTCAGATGAGCCCCGAGGGTGGCCCTACCGTGCCCAGCCCTGTGACCCACCGCCCGTGTGGGGAGCGAGGCCAGAGAGTGTGGGAGGTTCTTGGGGTCCCCGTTAGGTGCGCTACGGGGGCAGCCATGGAGAACAAGGCCAGGACAGGGTGCAGGCTGCAGGGAGGGTCTGGACCCGGCTGTTGGGAGCAGAGGTCCCTCGGTGTCTGCCTCTTTGGGGCAGAACTCGCGCTAAAGATCAAGGGAGCCGGGGGCAGACTACAGCTCAGGCTGAGGAagagcttgcccaaggtcactgccCCTTTACTCTTCAGATAGCGAGTTCCCCGTCACTGGGGGTAAGCAACAGGAACTGAGGTTTTGCAGAAATATTCAGACACCACACTGGCTCCATCCATGACCCTGTCTCTCCCAGGCTGATTAttgcccccaccctccacccggGCCAGATGACAGGGCATCATCGGAGGAAGGGGCGCGGGAAATGTTGCGGGACCCCTCGACTAGTCAGGAGCTTGGCCGCCCGCCAGGAGGTCGGGACAGTATTCTTAAGGACCTTATAGGAAGGCTCGAAACCAGCCCTCTTCCTGCCCATGTGGGTAATTTTATCTGGTGACTGAGAACCACCTGGACtacagtgtcctcatctgtaaaatgggtctgaGGTCAGATCCACCGCCGCATATACAGAGGCCAGGCCCGTGGATGGGCTTCACGGTTGACTGGGATCCTGGATCCTTCAAGATCTTTCCGAGAGGAGCCAGAGACAAAGCTGGGTGAACGCTGAGGGTTTGGGGCAAAGGATTCACACGGAACTCGGAAGGGGGTACGGGCCGTTCTCCCTGGGCTGTGTGGCTGGAAGCGTCGGGACGCCCTGGTCCTTCTCCCACGGCCGCAAACGGGCCAGCGGGGCCGGGTGACGGGCCGCTGACCCCGCCTCAACCTCACTCGTGGCGGACATAGTGACGGCCAAAGGGGGTGTCCTGCGACCCCAAACCCCACCCGAGTTGGGCAGAACTGACACGTTTTCCCCCTTCACATCCTCCTAACCTTGGTTGCCATAACAACCCCAAGGGCCCCTCAAAATGACATCCAAGTGCCTTTACCATCATCAAAGATGGGAGGGGGGTGTTCTCACAGCAGCATTAGGACTTGACCGAAAGTCAGCAAAGTGGGGAtctcccaccccctctgcccaACCCCCATCCCAACATGAACCGagaccccccccagccccccatcctAACAGGAACCAAgacccccaaccccccagcccccTAGCCCCGCAGCCCCCTCCTGCTGTATTTGGTTGGAATCTAATAAAATGAAGCTGATTTAATAACagactcagtttttttttttaattctcatggGAGGAGTGAGGGCAGGAAGCAGTGGCTTCTGGGGTCCCCAGGGGGAACTGTCTCGTTCCAGCCCCGGAGCTGGCCCCAGAGCTGGCCTTGAGCCACAGGTGTTTGTGGAGTGACAGCGGCCTGCTGAGATGACGTTACAGTAGTACTTCGGGAGCGCCCGTGCTGTTCCGCATGCTGTTCCACGTGCTGAGATGACATTACAGTAGCACTTCGGGAGTGCCCGAGCTGTTCCCGCGTGCTGTTCCCCAGCTCCTGCCATGCAGGTGACACCCTGGGAGCCGGGTCCTGCCATGACCTCACTTTACAGAGAGGCACAGGGAGGGCCAGAGGATGGAGGGCATCTGCCCAGAGCCCCCAGCTAAGGGGAGGTGGGGCACTCCTGCTGTGCCCTCACAGCTGGCAGCTTCCTccaggccgggggtgggggtgggggtgtctctcCTCTTCTAAGGGGTCCCATCAGTTTCCCTGCTTCTGAGGCCTCTGAGAGAAAGCAggcagcttttttaaaaaaagatttatttaagtaTGTTATGttcaaggtggggctcgaacccacgaccccgaaatcaagagccacggGCCTTTCCGACGGAGCCAGCCGGGCGCCTCCGCGAGCAGGCAGCTTTATCCGCACTGCAGAGTGGGGAAACTCGGGCCCAGAGCCCGTCTGAGCTGGAAACTCAGCTCCCGAGAGCCTGCGCTCTTTCTGGAAAGAGGTAGGCCGAGTCAGAGTGGTCAGCAGACTCTGACCTGGGCGAGGTGGCCAGGGGCAGTTCTCAAATGCCACTCGGTGTCACTCCGGGTCTCAGTTCCCCATTTGAAGCTGGGGACATGTCAGGGCTGTGggatgcgccccccccccccatgcctgaTTTAAAAGGAGCCGGGAGGCGAGGGTGCTGGGCCACAGGaccctccctcagagcctcccttCCCCTTGAACCGGGTTCAAGGCCCACGATTTCCTGAATCCCGTCTTATTCCAGGGGCGTGGCTGAGGGGTCCTCCTTCCTGGGGCAGCCTAGGCCCAGCTAAAGAGGACCCGGCCTGTTGGTGGCTGGAAACCGAGGAGGGGCCCCTCAGAGGGTGTCCGTGGGGTCCCCCAAAACACAGGACACAGGTCCAGGTAGCACACGTGGGCCCGGGGCAGGGACGCTGAACATCCCTGTCTCGATTTCCCCTCCCAGATGGAGCTAGGAAGGAGGGCAGTTTCCTGCAGCCAGCACCCTCTCCGGGGAGTCCCGGAGCTGTGACCCCTCGTgacaaaacttagtggcttaaaacaactgaGATTCATTAGTCCTGGAGCTCAAACCTGTAAAATGAGTCAGCAGGGCCGGCTTCCCCCGGGGCCCCGTCTCCCCCCTTTTCCGGCACCGCATCCTTGGCCGtcggcccctcctccaccctcacaGCCAGCAGCACGGGGTCCGccccgtctctctgcctccctcttgtgAGGACCTGTGAGGACGCTGGGCCCCCAGGAACCCAGGGTCATCACCCCCTCGTCTAACAAGCAGAGCCTCAGTCGCACctgcagcctcagtttccccaccacgACACATAGCAGGTTCATAGGGTCCGGACATCTGGACCTGGACATCCTGGGGGGCCGTGACCCTGCCCGCCGCAAAAACCAGAGCGTTTTTCTCGGGAAGGCCAGTGTCACGTGAAATCGTGAGCACTTAGCATCCCACGGCCACGCTGGGCCACGCCAGACGCGCAGAGCCTGGCTTCGGCTCCCGCAGGACCCGGTGACTGCTTGTCAGACGGAAGATGACAGTCCCCAGAGGGCCCGACACGGAGGTCGAGCGGCCGGCGGGGGCGGGCACAGGACGACTCACAGGCGGATGGCCAGTTTTCGTGGTGAGCCGAGGCAAGCGGTCCCCGTTCCCGAGCCTCGGGGGAGGCCTGCCCAGTGGGGCTCAGGGGGGTGCCGGCAGTAGGCCCTGTGCTCCCCCCTCCCGCGGAGGGTCGGGGGGGGTACTGCGGGCACAGGCCGGCTCGAGGCAGGCAGGGGATCCCCATGCGTCACCTGCTTGTCACCCTGCCCCGTCCTGGTGGAGAAGCCCCTGGAGATCTCACCCCTGTCCCAGCCTGGCCATCTgctcgcccctcccccacgccacCCCCCGCCTGGCCACACGGCTGTCACAGCAGGGCTGGGACCGGAGCGGGGTGAGTGAACCACTCATCTCGGGCACCGCATCTAAGGGGCGCCCAGAACACTCATCAGGACCAACATTCCATAAACAAAATTAGTTCACGTCCCGTATGCACAGTGACCGAAACAGTCATCTTTTAGATAAAAACGGGATCTGCCCTGGCATGACCCCGCCCGGCCCCGGTTCTTAATAAAACTTCATTCACGAAAACAGACCACCAGCCCGTGGCGAGCCAATGAGGCTTCGTAAATATGACGGTAAAATGTTATTTCTCCGGATTGCTGCGCGGGGCTGTTTTGGCCTCACCCTAAATCCTGCGCCTGAGGGGAGAGTGTGGcacggcccccctcccccctgtcgTCGTGGCTCAGAGCCGTGACCTGGCTGCTGGCCCCCAGGGTCTCGTGAAGGGAAGGACGAGAACCCGCGATCAGGGTTTGGGCAGTGAGGAGGCCGCCTGCTCAGCCCCGCTGGTCCCAGCTGGGACAGCCCAGGATTCGTGGGATCCGGCCCCGAGGTTCCTGGAGCCCGCACCCCGCCTCCCGCCGCCGGTGTCGAAGCCCACCCAAATCGCAGCTGGGTGTGGCAGGGGACCCGCGAGGAAGGGGTTCACGGAGCGGCTTCATCTGCTTCCGGTGGGGAGTGAGATGATCCcggcttttaaaagtttttaaaaatatttgtttacgtttgaggcagagagagacagagcacgagtgggggaggggcagagagagggggagacccggaatccgaagcaggcgccagcctccaggctccgagcggtcagcacagagcccgacgcggggctcgaacccatgaaccgcgagatcacgacctgagccgaagtcggacgcttaacctcctgagccaccc encodes the following:
- the LINGO3 gene encoding leucine-rich repeat and immunoglobulin-like domain-containing nogo receptor-interacting protein 3 is translated as MTCWLCVLSLQLLLLPAAPPPAGGCPARCECTAQTRAVACPRRRLTAVPDGIPAETRLLELSRNRIRCLNPGDLAALPLLEELDLSENVIAHVEPGAFANLPRLRVLRLRGNLLKLIPPGVFTRLDNLTLLDLSENKLVILLDYTFQDLRSLRRLEVGDNHLVFISRRAFAGLLALEELTLERCNLTALSGESLGHLRGLGALRLRHLAIAALEDQNFRRLPGLLHLEIDNWPLLEEVAAGSLQGLNLTSLSVTHTNITAVPAAALRHQAHLTCLNLSHNPISTVPRGSFRDLVRLRELHLAGALLAVVEPQAFLGLRQIRLLNLSNNLLSTLEESTFHSVNTLETLRVDGNPLACDCRLLWIVQRRKTLNFDGRLPACATPAEVRGDALRNLPDSVLFEYFVCRKPKIRERRLQRVTAAAGDDVRFQCRAEGEPAPTVAWVTPRHRAVTAASAGRARVLPGGTLEIRGARPQDSGTYTCVASNAGGNDTYFATLTVQPEPAANRTPGEGRNDTQAAARFPLDLTSILVSTAMGCITFLGVVLFCFLLLFVWSRGRGQHKNSFSVEYSFRKVDGPAAAAGQGGARKFTMKMI